In Anoplopoma fimbria isolate UVic2021 breed Golden Eagle Sablefish chromosome 22, Afim_UVic_2022, whole genome shotgun sequence, a genomic segment contains:
- the LOC129111987 gene encoding target of Nesh-SH3-like, translated as MRVRINATGDTIVMKFVRSSPDVKLEGYILGYGGSLFSRQFITLPENGEPYETELDAEPKYLVAVQPVPVNDVKKHCTGKVNLEKPLHLVIGSVSPAAVLLSWGNYLKTPYEGNVMNECLEDGFYTIRYRERNRKWIYQTCPTSDTVVDNLKPNTPYEFGVRSNKGDRSGMWSKPMIHNTNMGNKNTQKTYKLRNPLAKPLKPHSLFPPRPALHNRTRLSPLLKNSAFPGAPRTSFAPPESQQETLPPLGSAEPKRPLVSLDEGNAVTNDTKRPADPLPVLPKLLPTIAPPTDTEALLKLPSKGNSLQGSTTKAPSNPPVKPHDPAAFGKSQDGSSLLRSAVANERARANSWGDSSLRAPSPRRTLNPFNPSGSSVSRSMRPPGSRTPPSSSSNGLRQTSSSRPSNKSPTSGILGELIPNSRVVETNTRTLLVLVLVLVLVLALALVLVVLVWGSGLLLLLVTLGFVPTVNGQPHRGVSPPRPALWSRPGLGSPARPLIPINKKPNLVGKPGETDKVNNFKQTDKLPILKPKVLPATTKPTKVDRKQTTTGAPTTAATRQETWEDSDLFKSQPASDLDALGKKRYVAPHVVYQTGKKPDEPCSITSSLNYFPVDEAGGANVMAPPKSPPSNLTVVTVEGCPSFVILDWEKTDNDTTEYEVISTAKGPDGEQVSILITNQTHTTVENLKPESSYEFKVKPKNELGAGPLSEPVSFNTESADPRVSENVSGKDAIWTQFPFKTDSYSDCHGKQYVKRTWYRKFVGVQLCNSLRYKIYLSDSLNGKFHNIGDQTGFGEDHCQFVDSFLDGRTGRQLQADQLPSRPGFYRAVRQEPVHFGQIGGNSHVNYVSWYECGTPIPGKW; from the exons ATGAGGGTCCGGATCAACGCCACCGGAGACACCATCGTGATGAAGTTCGTGCGTTCGAGTCCCGACGTGAAGCTTGAAGGTTACATCCTCGGATACGGAGGCAGCTTGTTCTCCAGACAGTTCATCACACTGCCGGAGAACGGAGAACCCTACGAGACCGAACTGG ATGCTGAACCTAAATATCTGGTTGCTGTTCAGCCGGTTCCAGTCAACGACGTGAAGAAACACTGTACAG GTAAGGTGAACCTGGAGAAGCCGCTCCACCTGGTGATCGGCTCCGTCAGTCCCGCGGCCGTCCTGCTGTCTTGGGGAAACTACCTGAAGACGCCGTACGAGGGGAACGTGATGAACGAGTGTCTGGAGGACGG GTTCTACACCATCCGGTACAGggagaggaacaggaagtggatcTATCAAACCTGCCCGACCAGCGACACGGTGGTGGACAACCTGAAACCCAACACGCCGTACGAGTTTGGAGTCCGCTCCAACAAGGGGGACCGGAGCGGGATGTGGAGCAAACCCATGATCCACAACACCAACATGGGCA ataaaaacacacagaaaacgTACAAACTACGTAATCCTCTGGCTAAACCGCTG aaacCTCACTCTCTGTTCCCTCCTCGTCCCG CTCTTCACAACAGGACTCGACTTTCTCCTCTGCTCAAAAACTCAGCTTTCCCCGGAGCTCCTCGCACTTCCTTTG CGCCGCCTGAGAGCCAACAGGAAACTTTACCTCCTCTCGGCTCCGCGGAGCCCAAACGGCCTCTTGTGTCCCTCG ATGAAGGGAACGCCGTTACAAACGACACCAAGCGACCAGCGGATCCACTTCCTGTCCTCCCCAAACTCCTGCCCACCATAGCCCCTCCCACCGACACCGAGGCGCTCCTTAAATTACCCTCCAAGGGCAACTCACTTCAGGGGTCGACTACTAAGGCGCCCTCTAATCCACCGGTGAAGCCTCATGACCCTGCCG CTTTCGGCAAATCCCAGGACGGATCTTCTCTGCTGAGATCAGCTGTAGCCAATGAGAGAGCCAGAGCTAACAGCTGGG GTGACAGCAGCCTCAGAGCTCCGTCTCCTCGACGGACTCTGAACCCGTTCAACCCGTCAGGTTCTTCGGTTTCCAGATCCATGAGACCGCCGGGGTCCagaacccccccctcctcctcctctaacgGCCTCAGGcagacctcctcctctagacCCAGTAACAAGTCCCCGACCTCTGGGATCCTCGGGG AGTTGATACCAAACAGCAGAGTCGTGGAGACCAACACGAGGACtctgctggttctggttctggttctggttctggttctggctcTGGCTCTGGTTCTGGTTGTTCTGGTGTGGGGTTcaggtctcctcctcctcctcgtaaCACTGGGTTTTGTCCCCACAGTTAACGGACAGCCTCATCGGGGCGTTTCCCCCCCCAGACCGGCCTTATGGTCCCGACCTGGACTCG GATCACCTGCTCGCCCGTTAATACCGATCAACAAGAAACCGAATCTGGTCGGGAAACCCGGAGAAACCG ACAAGGTGAACAACTTTAAACAGACGGACAAGCTGCCGATCCTCAAACCCAAAGTCCTGCCGGCGACCACCAAGCCGACCAAAGTGGACCGCAAACAGACCACAACCGGAGCGCCGACAACAGCAG CCACTCGACAGGAAACCTGGGAGGATTCGGACCTGTTCAAGTCCCAGCCAGCCTCTGACCTTGACGCCCTGGGGAAGAAGCGCTACGTGG CGCCTCATGTCGTCTACCAAACGGGGAAGAAACCGGACGAGCCTtgctccatcacctcctccctcaACTACTTCCCCGTGGATGAAGCCGGCGGGGCGAACGTGATGGCTCCGCCCAAGTCTCCGCCCTCCAACCTCACGGTGGTGACGGTGGAGGGCTGCCCGTCCTTCGTCATCCTGGACTGGGAGAAAACGGACAACGACACCACCG AGTACGAAGTCATCTCCACTGCTAAAGGACCCGACGGAGAGCAGGTCTCCATCCTGATCACCAACCAGACCCACACCACCGTGGAGAACCTCAAACCTGAGAGCAG TTATGAGTTTAAGGTGAAGCCAAAGAATGAGCTGGGTGCTGGTCCTCTCAGCGAACCGGTCTCCTTCAACACAGAGTCCG CGGATCCTCGAGTGAGCGAGAACGTCTCAG GAAAAGACGCCATCTGGACCCAGTTCCCCTTTAAGACGGACTCGTACTCGGACTGTCACGGGAAACAGTACGTGAAGAGAACCTGGTATCGGAAGTTTGTCGGGGTCCAGCTGTGCAACTCGCTCCGGTACAAGATCTACCTGAGTGACTCGCTTAATG GTAAATTCCACAACATCGGGGATCAGACTGGATTCGGTGAGGATCACTGTCAGTTCGTCGATTCGTTCCTGGATGGAAGAACCGGCCGGCAGCTCCAAGCAGACCAGCTCCCTTCCAGACCAG GTTTCTACAGGGCCGTGCGTCAGGAGCCAGTCCACTTCGGACAGATAGGAGGAAACTCCCACGTCAACTACGTCTCCTGGTACGAGTGTGGGACGCCCATCCCCGGGAAATGGTGA